GGGAtccacaataataataaaagggttGAAGTTCTTTTCTTAAGTAACCTAGGCTAAGAAAGCATCTTGTCTTTATCTCTTAACTTTTCATAGTCTGTTTCAAAGAGACAAGctagtaaaattaaatttaactcaGCAGCCGTTAGATTGGATCTAAATCCAAATTTTATGAAATTCCCATATGGTGGACACATGATCATTTATTAGTTACTattatttataagaaaaaaacaaataaataaataaaaaaatggacaAACACATATATACTCAAGTGGCCACTGGCCACCGAACATTTGTATAATACAAAGAAATTTGTAGTTGAAAAACATAGATAAAGGCCGCAGGTTTTATTAGGtcgttatttatttatttatttattttgccaaaGATAGAGAATTTTATTAGGTGGTTAtccaaaatattatttgtatattaaaattagccaTTAAAATTAACTgtcaatatatttgtgtataaatatatgtggtgatttaatttatttttaatatatatttatatttcaatatatattttatactaataactgattttaataactaattttaatgtatacgTATAACTTGATTCTATACCATCTtggttttttagtttttactttcTATGGTCTTTCAGGTTTCAAGACAAAATGCACATGATACGCAGAGAATCTACGATAAAATGGTGAAAATTAAATATCTACCAATAATGCTGTTTCTGTTTATACTCAATTTCCACATTTGTTTTTcttactatatatttttttcacatttattttaATCTGGTCTTTTGGATGTTTGCAGCGAAAATAAGTTTATTAAATATAACCCAATAATCTCCAGCCCTTAGATTGGATCGAAATCCATATTATCACGTGGTGGACCGTAGTATTATATCAAGAAAAAATAGAGGGACATAAATGCGTACTTCACTAGCCACCAAACATTTAAGAATTAAGATGATGATACAAAGTTAAAGACGCAATTGTAGTCCTAGTAAGCAACAAAATATCTttgtcaaaattcaaaaacaccaATGTCCCTATCTCATGGTTAATAATGTTAATCTATCTTCAAAAAGCATGTATCCAGATCCACTTGGGTGctagttgaaaaattttattacaatGAATTCAAGCTTCATGTGGGACAGTGCTTGTCACAGAGTAATTATTTTGTTGTATAAACATTTTCACTCTTATCCCAAGGTTATATAATACTACATCATGGTTATATTGTATAGTTGATTATTACATAGTATATAGTGAGGAAAAGAGTGACTAGTTGCATTCAAAGGAGAAGATGGGGATCAAAGAGGACGGGGAGGATGGTGTAGAGAAGAATGGAATCAGAGAGCCATTAATTTCTGACCATGCAAGCAACAAAGGACATCCATGGATGGTTTACTTCACAACATTGGTTGCTGTCTGTGGTTCCTATGAATTTGGAACTTGTGTATGTGGTTACttcacaaacaaataaataatgttTTAACATAAGAGAAGCATAGCATGATATATTGTTTGAAGAGTTTGAAATTGCAGGCTGGATATTCTTCTCCTACTCAAGATGCTATTAGAAGTGATCTTGGTCTGTCATTGGCAGAGGTAATTCATCTTGAATATTGTTGGTGTTAGCAAATTAAACTAACCATGGATTTGATCTAATTCTGCTTCAATTTTTGGTATGACTGCAGTATTCTTTGTTTGGCTCCATCTTGACTTTCGGCGCCATGATTGGCGCCATAACAGCCGGACCGATTGCTGATTTGATTGGTCGAAAAGGGGTAAATTAAGGGAGATTGTGATTTTTGGCATTCAAGGTGTTCAAGTTGTTTATGTGTGGAATGTTTTCAGGCAATGAGGGTGTCAAGTGCCTTCTGTGTTGCAGGCTGGCTtgtcattttcttttctgaggttcttttttcttcttacaAAACTCTTACACACTTTTCTAACACAACTTTTTTCAACTAACttgacatatttttttttaaacttccATGCAGGGTCCAATACCTTTAGACATAGGGAGGCTAGCAACTGGATATGGAATGGGATCTTTTTCATATGTGGTTGGTTTCACTCACATTCATTCTCTTTTACTTGTCACTGTCACTGTCACTTTTTAGTACATTCTTGGATCaatgtaaatttgtatttaGATACATCGACCCAAGGATGTACGAAAATGTGAAGTGACAGATAAAGAGAATTGCAATGTCATTTAAGACAACTGCGTGTATGTTCAAATTATTAAACTCTATTTTGATGATATATATTTGATGGATTATATTATGTAAGGTTCCTGTCTTCATAGCAGAGATTGCACCAAAAGAACTCCGAGGTGCTCTCACTGCACTAAACCAGGTACATTTTGAAGAATTTCCATGTAATAATACTCTAGGTCTTTAGAAAAGTTAGTAATAATAATGTCTAATCTTTTTTCTCCACATTGTAGTTCATGATTTGTGGTGCAGTATCTGTTTCATTTGTAATTGGAAACGTACTCTCATGGAGGACTTTAGCTTTAATTGGTTAGTTTACTTTCCAATTTGAATGTAATTCCAAGAAGACTAGAACTTGAAACTCAAGATACTATGATGGAAGATTCAATAGGTTAGTGTTTGCACTTTTTTGCAGGCCTCATACCCACTGGTGTGTTGCTTTTGGGTCTTTTTATCATTCCAGAATCTCCTAGATGGCTGGTAAGAAATTAATTCACATCTGCATTGTTATTCTAAAGTGGAAACACCAAAGAATACTGACCGAAAATCGACTGCAGGCGAAGAGAGGGCGAGGAAAAGAATTCGAGACAGCATTGCAGACGCTTCGCGGAAAAGATGCTGATATATCTCAAGAGGCAGATGAAATCCAGGTTCCTATTTTATAAACACAATTCTTTGACTCTGAttatatgcacaaaattaaggATCATGCAACTTTTTGATAGGGTGTATGTAACTATGTATCATTACTACACAGGATTACATAACAAGTTTAGAACAGCTCCCAAAACCAAAGCTGCTGGAATTGTTTCAGACAAGATATTTGCGCTCTGTCACAGTAAACTATACTTATAATTCAAAATCTTTCTTTCCCTGTTGTAATGCTACCAAAAAAAAATCCCAAGTGATTTTTACtaatgttttatttaatttgttgatgAACAGATTGGAATAGGGCTTATGGTATGCCAGCAATTTGGTGGAATCAATGGAATTTGTTTCTATCTCAGCAGTATTTTTGAGCTAGCAGGTAGTTTCACTCTGAGTCTCTGAtaccttaatatttttttttttgcataattGAAAGCATGATTGGAATGTTGAATAAGCTTCTTGAAGCAAAGAAGCACTAAgacttttgttttgttttgaatAATGTCTGAATTTCATTATGTCATAGGATTTTCTGCATTTGCTGGAACAGTAATATATGCTTGCCTTCAGGTTCCTACTTTTAACTTATTCACCAATTCttggaaaataatttttttccctCAATAAACTAACTCACcaattgattttgttttttggaGATTGTGATCACTGGCCTTGGTGCAGCTCTGATAGATAAAGCTGGCAGGAAGCCCCTATTACTGGTTAATTCAAAGCAGAGAACAACTCACCTTCAAACTTTGTTGGTTTCCTTATCAAaactcttttcttgttttcttttagaTCTCTGGAACTGGATTAGTAGCTGGTTGTATATTTACAGCAGCTGCATTCTACCTTAAGGTATACCctgaatttgaaatttgataatatattttatgtaaaagGTGACAATCATTATTTTGTGAAGGTTCATGAAGTGGGATTGGGGGCAGTCCCTGCACTTGCTTTGATTGGCATACTGGTATGAACATTGATGTTTGTTTCTTGATGCTACTTTCTTGCATTGgtctttgaaataaataaatattaactcATTTTCTACCTAACTCAACTCTTATGGTGATACTAGGTCTATATAGGATCATTTTCACTTGGAATGGGAGCAGTGCCTTGGGTTGTCATGTCTGAGGTACTTGACAACTTAATTGACTTGTCTTCTGTTATCAGAATCAGCAAAACTTTGTTAAAGACATGAATCTTGCTTATTACTctcttttttgtgttttgatcttatatAATGTAACTTTGGATGTGTCTGTGTTCACTTACTGTCTCTATTAGAGACATGGTTATAGTGAcatgtttatatataaaatacatatatttaatgtATTGTCAGAAAGTTAGGACATAGATATTACATATGAgatgcatattttttaattacaattttatcCCTTTGAAATTTCACTTTCTACGCTTGATCACTGAcaactttttctttattagaGGTAAAGAATTAAGAAATACATCATGTATGCATAACATAATGTGCACCATAATCGAACTAAACTATGCATACATAACATAATGTCTACCATTAATCGAATTAAATTAACATACTCAGATTTTTCTGTGTGAATGAGAAATTGAAATCATCCCTTACATATTAATGCAGAAACAAATACATGACTGAAAAACATCTAAACCCACAAACTACATGTATTCATATGCATCTATATCTGTGTATATGCATGTCTTCATTGTTTTGAGACAGTAAACAAACATAACCTTTTTGTTGCAGATATTTCCTATCAACATAAAAGGGCTGGCAGGGAGTGTAGCTACATTAGTAAACTGGTTTGGTGCTTGGTTATGCTCTTATACCTTCAACTTTCTCATGAGTTGGAGCTCCTATGGTAAATACTAAATACTAATCTCTCTCATTTGCAAAATAGAAAATGATCATTGGAGGTTGAATTTCAAGAAAACTGTATAAAGGCTATACAATTTTTTAAGTATCTCTTGTTGTGTGTGATATTTTCAGGTACCTTTATTGTTTATGGTGCAATCAATGCAGTGGCCATAGTGTTTATAATTGTAGTGGTGCCAGAAACTAAGGGGAAAAGCCTTGAAGAATTACAAGCTGCCATTAATGCGTAGGAATAGTGAAAAAACATGCAAGTTGATGATTGAATAAACTATTTACTAGCCATAATCATTGTTTGGTTGCTGAATTGATGAATTCATTATCAAGTGTTACAATTGTATTCATGCAAAGGCATCAAAGTAGAATTGCAAAGTGTtccacaaaatattaaaataattagtttctTCATTAACATGTCTCCTTAATTAATGGAACTTTGCCCACAACACAAATTCTACATCCGGAGAATAAATTATAGAACATAAGAAATCAAAGaatgatataatataattaataccACGTTGTTCataggaaataaaatccaatgatgAAAAATTGTGATGAAAAAATTGACCACCATCTCTTCTGTATTagttatttacaaaaataaatgatGACAGGTGggttatcttttcttttttatttttcttgtgaattgaataatttaaaattttaaaatatatttaatatatcaaGAACTATGTCTATATATTTGATAATCTGAAGACTAATTATCTCTTGAATGTGAGTTggctaataaattattatatacataacacaaaaatttaaattttttatacttatttaaatatatgaataaGCTGATCTCTCAACCAATTTAGAACATACTTGAATTATTGAACAACCCATTTATTGTCGTATTCAAATAACAAAGACCCACGGCAACCAAAGGATATTTTATATTGTGCTGCTGACCCACAgaagattttttttctatcaGAAGTGTGTTTTCTAAGATCCATTTATTTACTTCTTAGATTCCATCCAATACTGTGTGCGCAATTAttctaaatatattatatacatgGTTAGTATTGTAATGTTTTCTGCACACCTAGAAAGATAATATTGATATAAAAAAGTTGACTTTATAAACTAATGTCAGATTCATTATCTTGAATAATATTCTCCCTCTCTCTTAATCTGAAGAGGTGTGACATTTTGTAATGGTGAAATGAATCAGCAACCAAAAATGGCAGAGGAGGAGGAAGTCATAGAGAAGCTTGAAGAGTACACCAAGAACGCAAGGCATCACCAACTTGAGACTCTACGTTCAATCCTTCAACATAATGCAAAAGTGCTCTATCTCAAACCATTTCTCTCTAATCTTCATCATGATCTTGATGCTGATACTTTCAGAAGTTTGGTTCCTCTGTCTTCCTTTGAAGATTATGCTGACTACATCAACCATATGGCAGAACATGGAACACAACATGATTCTCCTCTTCTCTCTATTGATCCTCTTCTTGGCTTCTTTTACAGGTAGGTGCCACTTTTTCTTCaacaatcacattaattgtatTTGTTTTTGGCTTAGAAACACATGTAAATGTATGCAAGTGAATTTGGAATACACTATGATCCTAAGTCCTAACTTCTGAGCTTTAATTTGTATGTGATATGATACTTTTTTGCATGTtgcttaatttaatttgataacaGCTCTGGAACTGCCACCATGAAACCAAAATTGATCCCTTATTTTGATTCAAATCTTTGCAATGATGCCACCTTTCTAGCTATCCAATGGACCTTTCTTATTCGTAAGAGGTAAAATTAGAATTGTAATTTTGCTTTTAAGGATGAAACTATAGCCCATTCAAAAACTTGAAGG
This portion of the Arachis duranensis cultivar V14167 chromosome 6, aradu.V14167.gnm2.J7QH, whole genome shotgun sequence genome encodes:
- the LOC107492853 gene encoding sugar transporter ERD6-like 7 isoform X1, with translation MGIKEDGEDGVEKNGIREPLISDHASNKGHPWMVYFTTLVAVCGSYEFGTCAGYSSPTQDAIRSDLGLSLAEYSLFGSILTFGAMIGAITAGPIADLIGRKGAMRVSSAFCVAGWLVIFFSEGPIPLDIGRLATGYGMGSFSYVVPVFIAEIAPKELRGALTALNQFMICGAVSVSFVIGNVLSWRTLALIGLIPTGVLLLGLFIIPESPRWLAKRGRGKEFETALQTLRGKDADISQEADEIQDYITSLEQLPKPKLLELFQTRYLRSVTIGIGLMVCQQFGGINGICFYLSSIFELAGFSAFAGTVIYACLQIVITGLGAALIDKAGRKPLLLISGTGLVAGCIFTAAAFYLKVHEVGLGAVPALALIGILVYIGSFSLGMGAVPWVVMSEIFPINIKGLAGSVATLVNWFGAWLCSYTFNFLMSWSSYGTFIVYGAINAVAIVFIIVVVPETKGKSLEELQAAINA
- the LOC107492853 gene encoding sugar transporter ERD6-like 7 isoform X2, whose translation is MGIKEDGEDGVEKNGIREPLISDHASNKGHPWMVYFTTLVAVCGSYEFGTCAGYSSPTQDAIRSDLGLSLAEYSLFGSILTFGAMIGAITAGPIADLIGRKGAMRVSSAFCVAGWLVIFFSEGPIPLDIGRLATGYGMGSFSYVVPVFIAEIAPKELRGALTALNQFMICGAVSVSFVIGNVLSWRTLALIGLIPTGVLLLGLFIIPESPRWLAKRGRGKEFETALQTLRGKDADISQEADEIQDYITSLEQLPKPKLLELFQTRYLRSVTIGIGLMVCQQFGGINGICFYLSSIFELAGFSAFAGTVIYACLQIVITGLGAALIDKAGRKPLLLVNSKQRTTHLQTL